Below is a genomic region from Listeria swaminathanii.
CAAGTCCTTGATTACGTCGATGAATATACAATCGGTGTTGTCGGCATCCTTGGTATCACCTATACAGGTCGCTACGATGATATCTACGCCCTAAACGAAAAACTAGAAGAATACAATAGCAAAACCGATTACAAAGTCTACATTCACGTCGATGCAGCAAGTGGCGGTTTCTTCACTCCCTTTGTCGAACCAGATATCATCTGGGACTTCCGCTTGAAAAACGTTATCTCGATTAACACTTCCGGCCACAAATATGGCCTCGTTTACCCAGGTATCGGTTGGGTCCTTTGGAAAGACAAAAGCTATTTACCAGAAGAACTCATTTTTAAAGTCAGCTACCTTGGCGGAGAAATGCCAACTATGCAAATCAATTTCTCCCGCAGCGCCAGTCACATCATCGGCCAATACTACAATTTCTTACGCTACGGCTTCGAAGGCTACCGCACCATTCACCAAAAAACAAGCGACGTCGCACAATACCTAGCAAATGCGGTCGAACAAACCGGTTACTTCGACATTTACAATGACGGCTCCCATTTACCAATCGTCTGCTATAAATTAAAAGAAGACGCCAATGTAAAATGGACATTATACGATTTAGCGGACCGTCTCCAAATGCGCGGCTGGCAAGTTCCCGCATACCCACTACCAAAAAATCTAGAAAATATCATTATTCAACGTTACGTCTGCCGCGCTGATTTTGGTTTCAATATGGCAGAAGAGTTCATCCAAGACTTCCAAGCTTCCATCGAAGAACTAAACAATGCCCACATCCTTTTCCACGATGCCCAACAATCTGGCGTCCACGGCTTTACACACTAAGAAAAAGGCTAGCCCCTCAAATAGGCTAGCCTTTTTTCATGTTCTTTTATTCTAAGTGACTGAATCGCATTTTCCAAGTCTTCTAAATCCCGATCAAAAAACGCCAAAGAAATTGGAATAATCGTCCCTTGCACCGCTTCCTTCAATTCCATCTCACAGTTCGGATGACAAAGTACAATCGTCGGCTCATTTGACTCCGCTAAAACCTCATTCAACTCCTCCACCGAATGAAACATCGCCTCATTTACCTTCACCTTCCGCCCAAGCTCCTGTTCCACCTGAAACTTACACGACTCAAAATTAATCAAATTAAACGAAAAAATACAAATTTGCACCGGATTATTCCATTTATAAATAAGCGGATATAAATGAATCGTCAAATAATTAATATGCGAATCAATTAACAACGTACGGCGCCCACTCGCCTCATTCCAGCGCTCCAACACACTTTTCACAACCAAGTAAAGCGGCTGATACTTCTTATCCAACAACCGTTCATTACTCGGAATAAGTCCCTGCAAATTAAACAATGTCTTCTTCAAAAAATAACAAAGCGCGGCCCGAAAAAGCGAGTGGTTAACGACTTCCTCCCCAAAATATTCCTCAAACAAATCTATCAAAGACTGTAAATCTTCATTTTGCAAGATTAATTCATTAAACTGCTCAAGCTCCACTTTTTTCATCGAAGCATCAATAATACTAAAATTAGTCGAATAATAAATCAACATCAAATACAAATAATCATTATACGAAAATTCCTGATCAAGCCCTTTTTCCAGTGTTTCCTTGCTACTTTTCCGAACCATATCAAGAAACCTAGACGACTCAATATATTTCTGACACTGTTCATCCAAAATAATCGCACTTGTCGGAATATCCCTCTTGAATACCATCGAAATCAGCGACCGAAAATAAGCATGCCCTTCCGCATTATGCGCCAATGCATCAATATTAATCCGCAAATTCAAAGTCGCCATAAAATCATCAATCAATTTCTTTTCACTATCTAAAAGCGGATAAATACTCACACCATATTCCGCCTGAAGAAGCGCAATCAAATATCGAACCCGGTACTCCTTCCCAGTAATCCGATTATTATTAAGCGTCAAATCAATTTCCCGAAGAAACTCCTCCACCTTATGTTTCAACCGATATGCATGCGAATGCGAAATAAAGTACGCATCCATAAAATCAGTAAACTTACACTCCTCCACATTCGTAACAAAAAACGCCACACATTTCAAAAACATTGAGTTATCATATAATTTATATAAAACCTTGCGCTCCGTCGCCCCGTTTTGCAACTGACATCGATACACCCAATTATCCGCACATTCCTTCATCTGGATAACCATTAAACCAGCAAGTTCCTCATTC
It encodes:
- a CDS encoding glutamate decarboxylase, whose product is MLYSKENQESYLEPVFGSSAEDRDIPKYTLPKEPLEPRIAYRLVKDELLDEGSARQNLATFCQTYMEDEATKLMSETLEKNAIDKSEYPRTAELENRCVNIIADLWHAPKDQKFMGTSTIGSSEACMLGGMAMKFAWRKRAEKLGLDIYAQKPNLVISSGYQVCWEKFCVYWDIDMRVVPMDKDHMQLNTDQVLDYVDEYTIGVVGILGITYTGRYDDIYALNEKLEEYNSKTDYKVYIHVDAASGGFFTPFVEPDIIWDFRLKNVISINTSGHKYGLVYPGIGWVLWKDKSYLPEELIFKVSYLGGEMPTMQINFSRSASHIIGQYYNFLRYGFEGYRTIHQKTSDVAQYLANAVEQTGYFDIYNDGSHLPIVCYKLKEDANVKWTLYDLADRLQMRGWQVPAYPLPKNLENIIIQRYVCRADFGFNMAEEFIQDFQASIEELNNAHILFHDAQQSGVHGFTH
- a CDS encoding helix-turn-helix domain-containing protein, whose amino-acid sequence is MLTNYIEKDIKRKCLICDFLLKNKHTNLDEIAEYMGTSRVTVRSDIHALNEELAGLMVIQMKECADNWVYRCQLQNGATERKVLYKLYDNSMFLKCVAFFVTNVEECKFTDFMDAYFISHSHAYRLKHKVEEFLREIDLTLNNNRITGKEYRVRYLIALLQAEYGVSIYPLLDSEKKLIDDFMATLNLRINIDALAHNAEGHAYFRSLISMVFKRDIPTSAIILDEQCQKYIESSRFLDMVRKSSKETLEKGLDQEFSYNDYLYLMLIYYSTNFSIIDASMKKVELEQFNELILQNEDLQSLIDLFEEYFGEEVVNHSLFRAALCYFLKKTLFNLQGLIPSNERLLDKKYQPLYLVVKSVLERWNEASGRRTLLIDSHINYLTIHLYPLIYKWNNPVQICIFSFNLINFESCKFQVEQELGRKVKVNEAMFHSVEELNEVLAESNEPTIVLCHPNCEMELKEAVQGTIIPISLAFFDRDLEDLENAIQSLRIKEHEKRLAYLRG